The following proteins are co-located in the Oceanimonas sp. GK1 genome:
- a CDS encoding N-acetylmuramoyl-L-alanine amidase — protein MKTLLTLFCLLCSVSVWANQLEGIRIWPSPDNTRIVLDMQAAPRFDHFMLNGPHRLVVDLAHTQNRVNFAAINNSSELITRIRDSKPPQAGSQRLVFELKASVKPVVFPLAPAGNYGHRLVIDLPYQDQSRKPAPAVRKLAPAGLRELVVAIDAGHGGEDPGAIGPKKNREKHITLAISRKLAELINKEPGMRAVLTRTGDYYVNLNQRSEIARKARADLLLSIHADSVANQGPRGASVWLLSSNRANREMAGWLEKQERQSELLGGVGEVISQTDGNPYLTRTFLDLSMDKSRADSYAISEHILAEMAKVVRLHKRKPEHASLAVLKSPDIPSLLIEAGFISNPHEEQLLLTSAHQQKIAQALLNGVKSYYRQNPPNGTMMAASAAPGGAIRHTVKTGESLSVIARRYGVSVNRIKGHNDLSSDVVRVGQVLNIPGS, from the coding sequence ATGAAAACCCTGCTGACCTTGTTCTGTCTGTTGTGCTCCGTCAGCGTCTGGGCCAATCAGCTGGAAGGCATTCGCATCTGGCCGTCGCCGGATAACACCCGCATTGTGCTCGACATGCAGGCTGCGCCCCGTTTCGACCACTTTATGCTGAATGGCCCGCACCGGCTGGTGGTGGATTTGGCGCATACCCAAAACCGGGTCAACTTCGCCGCCATCAACAACAGCAGCGAGCTGATCACCCGCATTCGCGACAGCAAACCGCCCCAGGCCGGCAGTCAACGGCTGGTGTTTGAGCTCAAGGCCTCAGTGAAGCCGGTGGTGTTTCCCCTGGCGCCGGCGGGAAATTATGGCCACCGCCTGGTGATCGACCTGCCTTATCAGGATCAGAGCCGCAAGCCCGCTCCCGCCGTACGCAAGCTGGCGCCGGCCGGGCTGCGCGAGCTGGTGGTCGCCATTGATGCCGGCCATGGCGGCGAGGATCCGGGGGCCATCGGCCCGAAAAAGAACCGGGAAAAACACATTACCCTGGCCATTTCCCGCAAGCTGGCGGAGCTGATTAACAAAGAGCCGGGCATGCGGGCGGTCCTGACCCGCACCGGCGACTATTACGTCAACCTCAACCAGCGTTCGGAAATCGCCCGCAAGGCCCGGGCCGATCTGCTGCTGTCCATTCACGCCGACAGCGTGGCCAACCAGGGGCCGCGGGGCGCCTCGGTCTGGCTGCTGTCGTCCAACCGGGCCAACCGGGAAATGGCCGGCTGGCTGGAGAAACAGGAGCGTCAGTCGGAGCTGCTGGGAGGCGTGGGCGAGGTGATCTCCCAGACCGATGGCAACCCCTATCTCACCCGCACCTTCCTCGATCTGTCGATGGACAAGTCCCGGGCCGACAGTTACGCCATCAGTGAGCACATTCTGGCGGAAATGGCCAAGGTGGTGCGGCTGCACAAGCGCAAGCCCGAGCACGCCAGCCTGGCGGTACTAAAATCCCCGGACATTCCCTCGCTGCTGATCGAGGCGGGCTTTATCTCCAATCCCCATGAAGAGCAACTGCTGCTGACCTCTGCCCATCAGCAGAAAATTGCCCAGGCCCTGCTCAATGGCGTCAAATCCTATTACCGGCAAAATCCGCCCAACGGCACCATGATGGCGGCCAGCGCCGCCCCCGGCGGGGCCATTCGTCACACCGTGAAAACGGGGGAAAGCCTGTCGGTGATCGCCCGTCGCTATGGCGTCTCGGTCAATCGCATCAAGGGCCATAACGATCTGAGTTCGGATGTGGTGCGGGTGGGCCAGGTGCTGAACATTCCGGGAAGCTGA